A DNA window from Streptomyces canus contains the following coding sequences:
- a CDS encoding DUF3710 domain-containing protein, translating into MGEASDAARSVVAQFRRDGFVAPESAQRAEFEVWDRVTPGWVLLVALQILLELRAEDGRTDLGRPVRGLDDEEARLMIRTLLGDAAAAPETSRRDLITLDRLLELLASVIAEESLSDEEVHALLEAAEESCLAVGPWDVSDDRRPQSGELVDLGGLLVPTEPGLKIELMSSRRDGSLVGVTLIRGRTAIQLQAFRALGDTSWASVREDLARTMRGRGGSAEERVGPAGTELQAVVRIQGPPGKDRQTARVLGHDGPGWILRGFVTGVGAEPGSTEEWPYETFQGTVVRMSAEDHGTDPLIRLRQPESGV; encoded by the coding sequence ATGGGCGAGGCAAGTGACGCGGCACGCTCCGTAGTCGCACAGTTCAGGCGCGACGGGTTCGTCGCACCGGAGAGCGCGCAACGTGCCGAGTTCGAGGTCTGGGACCGGGTGACCCCGGGATGGGTCCTGCTCGTCGCCCTTCAGATACTCCTCGAACTGCGTGCGGAGGACGGTCGGACGGACCTCGGCCGTCCGGTGCGCGGACTGGACGACGAGGAAGCGCGGCTGATGATCAGGACCCTGCTGGGGGACGCGGCGGCGGCCCCGGAGACCTCACGACGCGACCTGATCACCCTCGACCGGCTGCTGGAGCTGCTGGCCTCCGTGATCGCCGAGGAGTCGCTGTCCGACGAAGAGGTGCACGCCCTGCTGGAGGCCGCGGAGGAGAGCTGCCTTGCTGTCGGGCCGTGGGACGTGAGTGACGACCGTCGGCCGCAGAGCGGCGAACTGGTCGATCTCGGGGGCCTGCTGGTGCCGACGGAGCCTGGTCTGAAGATCGAGCTCATGTCGTCGCGACGGGACGGCTCCCTCGTCGGCGTCACTCTCATCCGCGGCCGGACCGCGATCCAGCTCCAGGCGTTCCGCGCGCTCGGGGACACCTCCTGGGCGAGTGTCCGTGAGGATCTGGCCCGTACGATGCGCGGCCGGGGCGGCTCCGCGGAGGAGCGCGTCGGCCCCGCGGGGACCGAACTCCAGGCCGTCGTGCGGATCCAGGGACCTCCCGGCAAGGACCGTCAGACCGCCAGGGTGCTGGGCCATGACGGTCCGGGGTGGATTCTGCGCGGCTTCGTGACGGGCGTCGGTGCGGAACCCGGCAGCACCGAGGAGTGGCCCTACGAGACCTTTCAGGGGACCGTCGTCCGTATGTCCGCCGAGGACCATGGCACCGACCCCCTCATCCGGCTGCGCCAGCCGGAGTCAGGTGTCTGA
- a CDS encoding serine/threonine-protein kinase — MSEDGEHPADGRLIGGRYRLVERVGSGPGGTVWRARDEQDARYVAVKEPRPTGDPEDEERRRAMRRLPHEARAAAQVDHPAAVAIHDVLLDDELPWIVMELVEGESLEAALAGRGPVTDTEAARIGLAVLGALHAAHRVGIVHRDLKPSNVLLEAGGERVVVTDFGIGASGRGNTQQAAVGFVAPECGSGRVAGPASDLWSLGALLRSAVGTGPLASGPLGSLLERLLAPEPETRPTAEEAAEVLAEVAGRSLPTWAAETPAAPQTVQTAASPPAAQTPPSPPVPEAPEPTPAPSPTDLPHSAPAAEEPRRLTALSALGLLLQKKPERG, encoded by the coding sequence ATGAGTGAAGACGGTGAACACCCGGCCGACGGACGTCTGATCGGTGGGCGGTACCGGCTCGTCGAGCGGGTCGGGTCGGGGCCCGGCGGCACGGTGTGGCGGGCCCGCGACGAGCAGGACGCGCGGTACGTCGCCGTCAAGGAGCCCCGTCCGACCGGGGATCCGGAGGACGAGGAGCGGCGGCGGGCCATGCGCCGGCTGCCGCACGAGGCGCGGGCCGCGGCGCAGGTCGACCATCCGGCGGCCGTCGCCATTCACGACGTACTCCTCGACGACGAACTGCCCTGGATCGTCATGGAGTTGGTCGAGGGGGAGTCGCTGGAGGCCGCCCTCGCCGGGCGGGGGCCGGTGACCGACACCGAGGCCGCCCGGATCGGGCTCGCCGTCCTCGGCGCGCTGCACGCCGCCCACCGCGTCGGCATCGTCCACCGCGACTTGAAGCCGTCCAACGTCCTCCTCGAAGCCGGCGGCGAACGTGTCGTCGTGACCGACTTCGGCATCGGCGCCTCCGGGCGGGGCAACACCCAGCAGGCTGCCGTCGGTTTCGTCGCCCCGGAGTGCGGCTCAGGGCGGGTCGCGGGGCCCGCCTCCGACCTGTGGTCGCTGGGTGCGCTGCTGCGCTCGGCCGTGGGGACCGGTCCCCTCGCTTCCGGCCCCCTCGGTTCGCTTCTGGAGCGGCTCCTCGCCCCCGAGCCGGAGACCCGGCCGACAGCGGAGGAGGCCGCCGAGGTGCTGGCCGAGGTCGCCGGGAGGAGTCTGCCGACGTGGGCCGCCGAGACGCCCGCCGCGCCTCAGACCGTACAGACGGCCGCTTCACCTCCGGCCGCGCAGACGCCTCCTTCGCCTCCGGTCCCGGAAGCCCCCGAACCCACCCCCGCGCCGTCCCCGACCGACCTCCCGCACTCCGCCCCCGCGGCCGAGGAACCCCGTCGCCTCACCGCACTCTCCGCCCTCGGCCTCCTGCTCCAGAAAAAACCCGAACGCGGCTGA
- a CDS encoding succinic semialdehyde dehydrogenase has protein sequence MTDAQAPAKTGTNPLAPAPEGARTAADVVTPELVAQLTKGVTGSGRTANHTPFTGEKLADLPESTPEDVEKAFEAARKAQAVWERTPVRQRAAVLLRFHDLILERQAEVLDLIQLETGKARLHAHEEVQAVAVAARHYGRKAPDYLRPKRHTGAVPTLTKVTELRHPRGVVGQIAPWNYPLELSVGDALPAFVAGNAVVMKPDTETCLTALWARDLLVEAGLPAEVFQVVLGDGPVVGPEVVRHADYVSFTGSTRTGREVAQGAAARLVGVSLELGGKNAMLVLEDADIEKAAAGAVRACFSSAGQLCISIERLYVHESIADVFLERFAARTKAMRLGKSLAYGADMGSLVGERQLETVTRHVEEAVSKGAKVVAGGVARPDIGPYFFEPTILDGVTEPMAVCAEETFGPVVSLYRFTTEDEAVELANSTPYGLNSSVWTKDGKRGREIASRVRAGTVNVNEGYASAYGSVQSPMGGMKDSGLGRRHGSEGILKYTEAQTVAQQRLLPMAPSLGMDDEKYAQFMSRSLRLMKALRFK, from the coding sequence ATGACGGACGCGCAGGCCCCGGCCAAGACCGGCACGAACCCCCTCGCCCCCGCCCCGGAGGGCGCCCGTACCGCGGCCGACGTGGTCACCCCGGAGCTGGTCGCCCAGCTCACCAAGGGCGTGACCGGGTCCGGTCGTACCGCCAACCACACGCCGTTCACCGGCGAGAAGCTGGCCGACCTGCCCGAGTCGACGCCCGAGGACGTGGAGAAGGCCTTCGAGGCGGCCCGAAAGGCGCAGGCGGTGTGGGAGCGGACCCCCGTACGGCAGCGCGCCGCCGTCCTGCTCCGCTTCCACGATCTGATCCTCGAACGCCAGGCCGAGGTCCTCGACCTCATCCAGCTGGAGACCGGCAAGGCACGCCTGCACGCCCACGAGGAGGTGCAGGCGGTGGCCGTGGCGGCGCGGCACTACGGCCGTAAAGCGCCCGACTATCTCAGGCCGAAGCGGCACACCGGCGCCGTGCCGACCCTCACCAAGGTCACCGAGCTGCGCCACCCGCGCGGGGTCGTCGGCCAGATCGCCCCCTGGAACTACCCGCTGGAGCTGTCCGTCGGCGACGCGCTCCCCGCCTTCGTCGCGGGCAACGCCGTCGTCATGAAGCCGGACACCGAGACCTGCCTGACCGCCCTGTGGGCCCGCGACCTGCTCGTCGAGGCCGGCCTGCCCGCCGAGGTCTTCCAGGTCGTCCTCGGTGACGGTCCCGTCGTCGGCCCCGAGGTCGTCCGGCACGCCGACTACGTCTCCTTCACCGGCTCCACCCGCACCGGACGCGAGGTGGCCCAGGGCGCCGCCGCCCGCCTGGTCGGCGTCTCCCTCGAACTCGGCGGCAAGAACGCCATGCTGGTCCTGGAGGACGCCGACATCGAGAAGGCCGCCGCCGGTGCCGTCCGCGCCTGCTTCTCCTCGGCCGGCCAACTCTGCATCTCCATCGAGCGGTTGTACGTCCACGAGTCGATCGCGGACGTCTTCCTCGAGCGCTTCGCCGCCCGCACCAAGGCGATGCGGCTCGGCAAGTCCCTCGCCTACGGCGCCGACATGGGGTCGCTGGTGGGGGAGCGGCAGCTGGAGACGGTCACCCGGCATGTCGAGGAGGCCGTGTCCAAGGGGGCGAAGGTCGTCGCCGGTGGTGTCGCCCGCCCGGACATCGGCCCCTACTTCTTCGAGCCGACCATCCTCGACGGCGTCACCGAGCCGATGGCCGTGTGCGCCGAGGAGACCTTCGGCCCGGTCGTCTCCCTCTACCGTTTCACGACCGAGGACGAGGCGGTCGAGCTCGCCAACTCCACGCCGTACGGCCTGAATTCCTCGGTGTGGACGAAGGACGGCAAGCGCGGCCGCGAGATCGCCTCCCGGGTGCGGGCCGGCACCGTCAACGTCAACGAGGGATACGCCTCCGCCTACGGCAGCGTCCAGTCCCCGATGGGCGGCATGAAGGACTCCGGCCTCGGCCGCCGTCATGGCTCCGAGGGCATCCTCAAGTACACCGAGGCCCAGACGGTCGCCCAGCAGCGGCTGCTGCCGATGGCGCCCTCGCTGGGGATGGACGACGAGAAGTACGCGCAGTTCATGAGCCGGAGCCTGAGGCTGATGAAGGCCCTCCGCTTCAAGTAG
- a CDS encoding GMC oxidoreductase, with product MPQDTYDYDVIVVGSGFGGSVTALRLTEKGYRVGVLEAGRRFTRETLPRNSWDLKNYLWAPKLGMFGIQRIHLLGNVMVLAGAGVGGGSLNYANTLYVPPKPFFEDPQWRDITDWQEELKPYYDQARRMLGVRLNPTMTPSDVHLKAAAERMGVGDTFHMAPVGVFFGDGEDAEGRTKAAPGEQVEDPYFGGAGPARTACTECGECMTGCRHGAKNTLNENYLYLAEKAGAVVHPLTSVVSVTDDSQGGYAVATLPTDERRKARGRTFKARQVVIAAGTYGTQTLLHRMKAGRQLPYISDRLGELTRTNSEALVGAQTDNRRYRRATGVRKVDFTQGVAITSSIHPDENTHIEPVRYGKGSNSMGGLSILQVPYAEGSSRVMAWLANAAKHPLLVLRSLSNRRWSEKTIIGLVMQSLDNSLTTYLKPDGVGKGLLTARQGHGAPNPKQIRAASEAASAIAADINGFAGSNVGELMGAPLTAHFLGGCPIGSSRETGVIDPYHRLYGHPGISVVDGSAVSANLGVNPSLTITAQAERAMSYWPNKGEQDPRPAQGEAYRRLNPVEPKSPAVPAEAFGALKLPFLETPAVPKKS from the coding sequence GTGCCACAGGACACCTACGACTACGACGTCATCGTCGTCGGATCGGGCTTCGGCGGCTCCGTCACCGCCCTTCGCCTCACCGAGAAGGGTTACCGCGTAGGTGTCCTGGAAGCCGGCCGCCGTTTCACCCGCGAGACCCTCCCCAGGAACTCCTGGGACCTGAAGAACTACCTCTGGGCACCGAAACTCGGCATGTTCGGCATCCAGCGCATCCACCTCCTGGGCAACGTCATGGTCCTCGCGGGGGCGGGCGTCGGTGGCGGCTCCCTCAACTACGCCAACACCCTCTACGTCCCCCCGAAGCCGTTCTTCGAGGACCCCCAGTGGCGTGACATCACGGACTGGCAGGAGGAGCTGAAGCCGTACTACGACCAGGCCCGCCGCATGCTCGGCGTACGGCTCAACCCGACGATGACCCCCTCCGACGTCCACCTCAAGGCGGCCGCCGAGCGGATGGGCGTCGGTGACACCTTCCACATGGCCCCGGTCGGCGTCTTCTTCGGCGACGGCGAGGACGCCGAGGGCAGGACCAAGGCGGCCCCCGGCGAGCAGGTCGAAGACCCCTACTTCGGCGGCGCGGGCCCCGCCCGCACGGCCTGCACCGAGTGCGGTGAGTGCATGACCGGCTGCCGGCACGGCGCCAAGAACACCCTGAACGAGAACTACCTCTACCTCGCCGAGAAGGCGGGGGCGGTCGTGCACCCCCTGACCTCCGTCGTGTCGGTCACCGATGACTCCCAGGGCGGCTACGCGGTCGCGACCCTCCCCACCGACGAGCGCCGCAAGGCCAGGGGCCGCACCTTCAAGGCCCGCCAGGTCGTCATCGCCGCCGGCACCTACGGCACCCAGACCCTCCTGCACCGCATGAAGGCCGGCCGTCAACTGCCGTACATCTCGGACCGGTTGGGCGAGCTCACCCGCACCAACTCCGAGGCCCTGGTCGGCGCCCAGACCGACAACCGTCGCTACCGCAGGGCGACCGGCGTGCGGAAGGTCGACTTCACCCAGGGCGTCGCCATCACCTCGTCCATCCACCCGGACGAGAACACCCACATCGAGCCGGTCCGCTACGGCAAGGGCTCCAACTCGATGGGCGGCCTGTCGATCCTCCAGGTGCCGTACGCCGAGGGCTCGTCGAGGGTGATGGCCTGGCTGGCGAACGCCGCGAAGCACCCGCTCCTCGTCCTGCGCTCCCTCTCCAACCGCCGCTGGTCGGAGAAGACCATCATCGGCCTGGTCATGCAGTCACTGGACAACTCCCTGACGACGTACCTCAAACCGGACGGCGTCGGCAAGGGCCTGCTCACCGCCCGCCAGGGCCACGGCGCTCCCAACCCCAAGCAGATCAGGGCCGCTTCCGAGGCCGCTTCCGCGATCGCCGCCGACATCAACGGCTTCGCCGGCTCCAACGTCGGCGAGCTGATGGGCGCCCCGCTCACCGCCCACTTCCTCGGCGGCTGCCCGATCGGCTCCTCCCGCGAGACCGGCGTCATCGACCCGTACCACCGGCTCTACGGCCACCCGGGGATCTCGGTCGTGGACGGCTCCGCGGTCTCCGCCAACCTCGGCGTGAACCCCTCGCTGACGATCACCGCCCAGGCCGAGCGCGCGATGTCGTACTGGCCCAACAAGGGCGAGCAGGACCCGCGTCCGGCGCAGGGCGAGGCGTACCGGCGTCTGAACCCCGTCGAGCCCAAGTCACCGGCGGTCCCGGCGGAGGCCTTCGGCGCGCTGAAGCTCCCGTTCCTGGAGACGCCGGCGGTGCCGAAGAAGTCGTAG
- a CDS encoding LPXTG cell wall anchor domain-containing protein, with protein MKLRRALAAAAATAAIAPLALFAAPSAFADESPTPTAPETTPAGDTTPTAPESTPAAPADPASTPASSSPSTGASSSATATATATATGSPSTSPSSSATASSSPSPSESDEPVDECPVDEDGVPVFNDSDALHSSLTGLPESIVAGSGWTNFKFNVKNSGDDTIKDIQPIVGIGAVDWDFEKDYSDLVTLQVKQGGSWVDVATQFGEGGTFNAFSLDGGDSLSYQLRVKVDRKVPSAIGIAIGLAEYSDDKGCWVSDDENAGIYYFEVLPAGSDPGKPNDATPQTGGKSPISDVNGVDVDGQLAETGSSSALPVLGLVGGFAVVAGTGVVFAVKRRKGATGAHA; from the coding sequence ATGAAGCTTCGCCGTGCACTGGCCGCCGCGGCCGCGACCGCCGCGATAGCGCCGCTGGCCCTGTTCGCCGCGCCGAGCGCCTTCGCTGACGAGTCCCCCACGCCGACCGCGCCCGAGACCACGCCCGCCGGCGACACCACTCCGACGGCCCCCGAGAGCACCCCGGCCGCCCCGGCGGACCCGGCGAGCACGCCCGCGAGCAGCAGCCCCTCCACGGGCGCGTCCAGCTCGGCCACCGCCACCGCCACCGCCACCGCCACCGGCAGCCCTTCCACGAGCCCGTCCAGTTCGGCCACCGCCAGCAGCAGTCCCTCGCCGAGCGAGAGCGACGAGCCCGTCGACGAGTGCCCGGTCGACGAGGACGGCGTCCCGGTCTTCAACGACAGCGACGCGCTGCACAGCTCGCTGACCGGTCTGCCCGAGAGCATCGTGGCGGGCAGCGGCTGGACGAACTTCAAGTTCAACGTGAAGAACTCCGGTGACGACACGATCAAGGACATCCAGCCCATCGTCGGGATCGGGGCGGTCGACTGGGACTTCGAGAAGGACTACAGCGACCTGGTCACCCTTCAGGTGAAGCAGGGCGGCTCCTGGGTCGACGTGGCCACGCAGTTCGGCGAGGGCGGCACGTTCAACGCCTTCTCCCTCGACGGCGGCGACTCCCTCAGCTACCAGCTGCGGGTGAAGGTCGACCGCAAGGTCCCGAGCGCGATCGGCATCGCCATCGGTCTCGCCGAGTACTCGGACGACAAGGGCTGCTGGGTCTCCGACGACGAGAACGCCGGCATCTACTACTTCGAGGTCCTGCCGGCCGGCTCCGACCCCGGCAAGCCGAACGACGCCACGCCGCAGACCGGCGGCAAGAGCCCCATCTCCGACGTCAACGGCGTCGACGTGGACGGCCAGCTCGCCGAGACCGGTTCCAGCTCGGCCCTGCCGGTCCTCGGCCTCGTCGGCGGCTTCGCCGTCGTCGCCGGTACCGGTGTGGTCTTCGCGGTCAAGCGGCGCAAGGGTGCGACCGGCGCCCACGCCTGA
- a CDS encoding chorismate mutase codes for MTTTPEATIADARERIDALDDRIIGLIQERMAVSSVVQQTRIASGGRRVHLAREMEILGRYREALGRPGTSLAMTLLELCRGRI; via the coding sequence GTGACCACCACACCGGAAGCGACCATCGCGGACGCCCGTGAGCGCATCGACGCGCTCGACGACCGGATCATCGGTCTGATCCAGGAACGGATGGCCGTCTCGTCCGTCGTCCAGCAGACCCGTATCGCCTCCGGCGGCCGACGGGTCCACCTCGCCCGCGAGATGGAGATCCTCGGCCGCTACCGTGAGGCGCTCGGCAGGCCGGGCACCTCCCTCGCCATGACGCTGCTCGAACTGTGCAGGGGTCGCATCTGA
- the guaA gene encoding glutamine-hydrolyzing GMP synthase, with amino-acid sequence MSSANPAAAPDTVLVVDFGAQYAQLIARRVREARVYSEIVPSTMPVAEMLAKNPAAIILSGGPSSVYAEGAPRLDRELFESGVPVFGMCYGFQLMATTLGGTVDNTGAREYGRTPLHVSKSGSTLFEGTPDEQSVWMSHGDACSAAPEGFTVTASTDVVPVAAFENDEKKLYGVQYHPEVMHSTHGQQVLEHFLYRGAGLKPDWTTGNVIEEQVAAIREQVGDKRAICGLSGGVDSAVAAALVARAIGDQLTCVYVDHGLMRKGETEQVEKDFVAATGVKLVVVDAEERFLTALKGVSDPEEKRKIIGREFIRVFEQAQAEIIADEGPAVEFLVQGTLYPDVVESGGGTGTANIKSHHNVGGLPEDLEFQLIEPLRKLFKDEVRMVGQELGLPDEIVQRQPFPGPGLGIRIVGEVTKERLDLLRDADAIAREELTAAGLDRDIWQCPVVLLADVRSVGVQGDGRTYGHPIVLRPVSSEDAMTADWSRLPYDVLAKISTRITNEVADVNRVVLDVTSKPPGTIEWE; translated from the coding sequence GTGTCATCAGCGAACCCCGCCGCCGCCCCCGACACCGTCCTGGTCGTCGACTTCGGTGCGCAGTACGCCCAGCTCATCGCCCGTCGTGTCCGCGAGGCCCGGGTCTACAGCGAGATCGTGCCGAGCACCATGCCGGTCGCGGAGATGCTCGCCAAGAACCCGGCGGCGATCATCCTCTCCGGCGGCCCCTCGTCGGTGTACGCGGAGGGCGCCCCGCGCCTGGACCGCGAGCTGTTCGAGTCCGGCGTGCCGGTCTTCGGCATGTGCTACGGCTTCCAGCTGATGGCCACCACCCTCGGCGGCACCGTCGACAACACCGGCGCGCGTGAGTACGGCCGTACGCCGCTGCATGTCTCGAAGTCCGGCTCCACCCTCTTCGAGGGCACCCCGGACGAGCAGTCGGTGTGGATGTCCCACGGCGACGCCTGCTCCGCCGCCCCCGAGGGCTTCACCGTGACCGCGTCCACGGACGTCGTCCCGGTCGCCGCCTTCGAGAACGACGAGAAGAAGCTCTACGGCGTCCAGTACCACCCCGAGGTCATGCACTCCACGCACGGCCAGCAGGTCCTCGAGCACTTCCTGTACCGGGGCGCCGGTCTGAAGCCGGACTGGACCACCGGCAATGTGATCGAGGAGCAGGTCGCCGCGATCCGCGAGCAGGTCGGCGACAAGCGCGCGATCTGCGGTCTGTCCGGCGGCGTGGACTCCGCGGTGGCCGCAGCGCTCGTCGCGCGCGCCATCGGCGACCAGCTGACCTGTGTGTACGTCGACCACGGTCTGATGCGCAAGGGCGAGACCGAGCAGGTCGAGAAGGACTTCGTGGCCGCGACAGGCGTGAAGCTGGTCGTCGTCGACGCGGAGGAGCGCTTCCTGACCGCGCTCAAGGGGGTCTCCGACCCCGAGGAGAAGCGGAAGATCATCGGCCGGGAGTTCATCCGGGTCTTCGAGCAGGCCCAGGCCGAGATCATCGCGGACGAGGGTCCGGCGGTGGAGTTCCTCGTCCAGGGCACGCTCTACCCGGACGTGGTCGAGTCCGGTGGCGGCACCGGCACCGCCAACATCAAGTCCCACCACAACGTGGGCGGCCTCCCCGAGGACCTCGAGTTCCAGCTCATCGAGCCGCTGCGCAAGCTGTTCAAGGATGAGGTACGGATGGTCGGCCAGGAGCTCGGGCTCCCGGACGAGATCGTCCAGCGCCAGCCGTTCCCGGGTCCCGGCCTCGGCATCCGGATCGTCGGCGAGGTCACCAAGGAGCGCCTGGACCTGCTGCGCGACGCCGACGCCATCGCCCGCGAGGAGCTGACCGCGGCCGGCCTCGACCGCGACATCTGGCAGTGCCCGGTGGTCCTGCTCGCCGACGTCCGCTCGGTCGGCGTCCAGGGCGACGGCCGGACCTACGGCCACCCGATCGTCCTTCGCCCGGTGTCGAGCGAGGACGCCATGACCGCCGACTGGTCGAGGCTGCCGTACGACGTCCTCGCGAAGATCTCGACGCGGATCACCAACGAGGTGGCCGACGTCAACCGCGTGGTGCTCGACGTGACGTCGAAGCCGCCGGGGACGATCGAGTGGGAGTAG
- a CDS encoding pyridoxamine 5'-phosphate oxidase family protein, translating to MNWAAFTSAEPDLAKTVETRFGAFTHHVLATLRKDGSPRTTGLEVRFLHGELWLGMMPDSLKALDLRRDPRFALQANPGEGQSMGGGDVRIAGRAIEVEEADAKGAYVTEVEPPEPFHLFRTELTEVVRTYVEDEKYLVVQIWKPGAPLRTLKRT from the coding sequence ATGAACTGGGCTGCTTTCACCTCCGCGGAACCCGACCTGGCCAAGACCGTCGAGACCCGCTTCGGCGCCTTCACCCACCACGTCCTTGCCACCCTCCGCAAGGACGGCTCCCCGCGCACCACCGGCCTGGAGGTCCGCTTCCTGCACGGCGAACTCTGGCTCGGCATGATGCCGGACTCGCTCAAGGCCCTCGACCTGCGACGGGACCCGCGGTTCGCGCTCCAGGCGAATCCCGGGGAGGGCCAGTCCATGGGCGGCGGCGACGTTCGGATCGCCGGGCGGGCGATCGAGGTCGAGGAGGCCGACGCCAAGGGGGCGTACGTGACCGAGGTGGAACCGCCGGAGCCGTTCCACCTCTTCCGCACCGAGCTGACGGAGGTCGTCAGGACCTACGTCGAGGACGAGAAGTACCTCGTCGTCCAGATCTGGAAGCCCGGAGCGCCGCTGCGCACGCTCAAGCGGACCTGA
- a CDS encoding class II aldolase/adducin family protein yields the protein MHETPLGPTPPMPLPTEKLQFAMPPMHDSVEEERRHRKERLAGALRIFGRLGFEDGVSGHITARDPEFTDCFWVNPFGMPFKHVTVSDIVLANSEGQVLDGRYHVNQAAFTVHSQVHAARPDVVAVAHCHSVHGRALSTLGELLDPLTQESCAFYEDHALYESYTGVAVDADEGRRIATALGSRKALVLRNHGLLTVGDSVDAAAWWFLSMERSSQVQLLARAAGRPVLIDHRAAVATREQLGGDLVAWINYQPMWQDISRSEPDLLS from the coding sequence ATGCACGAGACGCCCCTCGGGCCCACTCCGCCGATGCCGCTGCCCACCGAGAAGCTGCAGTTCGCGATGCCGCCGATGCACGACTCCGTCGAGGAGGAACGCCGGCACCGCAAAGAGCGGCTCGCCGGCGCGCTGCGGATCTTCGGCCGGCTCGGCTTCGAGGACGGGGTCTCCGGGCACATCACCGCACGCGACCCGGAGTTCACCGACTGCTTCTGGGTCAACCCCTTCGGCATGCCGTTCAAGCACGTCACCGTGAGCGACATCGTGCTCGCCAACTCCGAGGGGCAGGTGCTCGACGGCCGCTACCACGTCAACCAGGCGGCCTTCACCGTGCACTCCCAGGTGCACGCCGCCCGCCCCGATGTCGTCGCCGTCGCCCACTGCCATTCCGTGCACGGTCGGGCGCTGTCCACGCTCGGTGAGCTCCTGGATCCCCTCACCCAGGAGAGCTGCGCCTTCTACGAGGACCACGCGCTGTACGAGTCCTACACCGGGGTCGCCGTCGACGCCGACGAGGGTCGCCGGATCGCTACGGCGCTCGGATCCCGGAAGGCGCTGGTGCTGCGCAACCACGGGCTGCTGACCGTCGGGGACTCGGTGGACGCGGCGGCCTGGTGGTTCCTGTCGATGGAACGGTCCAGCCAGGTGCAGCTGCTCGCCCGGGCGGCGGGACGGCCGGTGCTCATCGACCACCGGGCGGCGGTGGCGACCCGGGAGCAACTGGGCGGAGATCTGGTGGCGTGGATCAACTACCAGCCGATGTGGCAGGACATCAGTCGCAGCGAGCCGGACCTGCTGAGCTAG